The genomic window TAGTTCCCCTTTACTTTATTCCACCGCTCTATTGCTTATCTGTCACTCTCACCACTACGCTTAGTGCTGAGGAAAGATCTGGAGTGAAGGAGGTCACTATGGGGCAGCATTTCTTACAGGAGTAGGATACTTATTGATTTATACTAAAAATCTTATGAGCATATGGGacatacatgttttattttattttactgccgttttcctgctttgtgtgtgtatattttgcTTTATTGGTCCTCTCCTGCATTCCTGGTTTGTTATGCATCTTTGACTCAATTCTTTCCTTTTGTACATTTAATTATAATAGATCATGTGACCTATTTTAGCAAAGCTTTCATCTAGTCTTCTAACAGGTAAAATATAGATCTAATAAAATTAAAACCGTTGTTATCTCACAGATGACGGTGTCCCAGTTATTTTTAGAAACCAGCTACACACCGTCTTATACATACATGCATAAACCCGGTGATATAAATGACTCTCattatgctgatgatactctTCTTTTAGGGCTGCTCCATTCACCCTCACCCCTTGATGAtggtcagaggaggagcctgatTATACCCTCACATGTACTCAGCTATAGGCAGGCAATGGAGGGTTTATGTAGCAGTTTACAGTAAATGGTTAGGGACTATATCttggctgtctgtgtctgtttaagGCAGGTGCTGGCATTGTTACTTTTGTTAAGgttaaaagcaaaacaaatgagACAAATGTACTACTTAGAAATAAAATACTAATTCAAAAGGTAgcagaaagttaaaaaaaaacacgttgCAACAGGTCAGTTCCATTAATTCTCTCTAAAGGTGATatactgcagcagctcagttaCAATCTAAACATAGCTTTCAAACTCCTTTATCAGCatgttgcatctttttttttcttgggaaTAATCCTGATGGTAACAAAAAGGCATTTTAATGGTGGAGCCTACCTCCCAATCATCCTGTGTGGCTCCCTCCATCAGGAGAAGCATGCCATGAGCGAGGGGAATCCGTATCCGCTCCACATAAGTGTAGTCGCCATTCTCCTCCTAAGTCATGAACAGTTAAGACCAAACACATAATCATCAACATATGTACTGTCACATTAAACCTGAAGGCCATTTCATGTTCTTGAAGCCTGCCTTACTTagtatacattataaacacttGGTGTAAATTTGACTACTAAACACTGGCCTCAAAAAAAGAgaccaaacacaacaaaggaCTTAAggcttctttttctctgtccaGTTTTCACTTTGGCTGCTGCTCACCACTGTGCTTACCCTTTGCTTTGTATTAGGGTTTGCACAACAGTGCATTTCTAATTTCAGTGCATGGTGTGCAGTTGAAGCCTCCTGGACTGTGAACCATATCCTACCACCAATCTCAGCAGAACCAGAACAGGGTCAGTAAGAGTCTAAAGGTTTTAGAAGGCTAAAGAAAATACTTTAAGAGACCACTTTAATGTAAATTGGATTCAAGgccaaaataagaaaaacataaagaaagaaGACTTCATCTTTAAATGGCAGAACACACAAAGGTTTCTTAActattgaaaaaaataacagcagaaTATGAAATACAGTTAAATTAGGACATCTAGTGtttagaaacacaaacagatcatCTCACCGGTGGAGGCTGCTTGCGGAGGCTGAACACTCTGGTGTCACCCAGACTGAGGGAAGCGATCGTCGGCTTGTCACCCAGCGAAGCCTCGTCGTCACTGTGCCAGCCGATGCTGTCGTGGCCGTCACGATATAAGTTACACAGCAGAGAGTTGAAGCTGAGCccgctcacctgctccacagcctcACGGAGAGTTACCAGCAATGGATGCCACTGTAAAAATGAGGGAGAGTTAAGCAAATaatgcaaagagaaaaaaatagaatgaGGAAAAGGTacacaatgttaaaaaaaaagatgacaccACAAAAGCAAATAGGTCATTTGTAGCCTCATTAAGTTAGTCATCATCAGACCTTTACACAAAACACcaagcattcattcatttttctggAGATATTAaccatatattatatattagtcCCTGCCACAATTCAAACTTAAGTACAATGACCATTTTCcttcaataaaaataaaattcaggACAAATGTGAGCTTCCTTGCCAAGGGAGAAAGACATAAGCAGCATCATAAGGTTCCTTTGACTTTCATCTTACCTGTGTGTTGGCAGCCATGGTGGAACGAGCGTACGTATAAGGCAACTCTCCATACCAACAGGTCAACCTTGGTTCTTCATACGCatcaccttcaaaataaaaaacaaaaacgaaaaaaacacacaggaaatcagTGCCAGACTTCCCATAAAACTGGTTTGTAATCACAAGAGGGTGGCACTAGGTAGTTATCAGGGTTTAACATAAAATTCAAGCATTTTTAGGAAACATACACCACATCTAtaccttgtttttgtttagcaaataaaaaaacaccaaccTTAAACTGCCTCAATAAAATGCCCTCAGGAAAGGTTTATATTTAGTTATATATTTATCAGAAAACATCCAAATTAAACAagtatttaagaaaaaaaaaggccataGAAGGAGCTCCACATGTTTTAACTGTATCTTTTGAGTATCAAATGTAGCTAGCACACAGTTCTCTGAAACCTATCAGTGTAATGAGTACGAATTTATATGGTGGTAAAGCTGAGACAGATTTCTTCTCATTTTTGTTTCCAGTATTAACATTACTGTTATTAACAGTAATCATATTTCTGCCTCTGCGGGTCTGGGTGTATCTCTTGCTCTCTGAAACCAGACAGCTCTCTTCCAAGAACTAATTCTCTACCATTAGTGTATTTTGGCTGGCCGTCTGGTACAAGAACACagtgaagacaaaacaaactgctTGAGCAGCCATCTCTTTTTATGGCACTGAATTATTACAGGCCTCTGGAgctaatatttataaatatatggAGTCATTTATCAACTCTtaaaagtgtttcttttttccataAAAAGATGTTATCAGAGGGAAGAGATTGACGAAACATCTATCCACTATCGCAGTGTCAAGTGTAGAGTCCTGAGACCGAATGGTTGGAAAAACTGAGTCACTGCATTAAAAGGGTTCAAAAGGGATAAATAAAGCAGGGGAGGGGACAAGTTGGAGAGTCTATGTGcactttttccttcttctccaaCTTCTGCTTAGCCTAAGCGTCACATGGACTTTGTTGACATACTCTGAGGAATGATGGACTGAGGATTACATAACCAGTCTGCGGTCAGAGTGTAGAAATCACAGCCTGTTGTCTTCATCATGCTGTTTGTCTGTTACAGAGCTGTCGCAGAATAGCACGCAAAATGGACGAGAGCCAGCTGAGAGAAAGGGCTCATTCAAAGGGCAAACTCTGGCCTCATCTCAATGTGCTCGCTGTTTACAGTCTGACTACAGTGTGTGAGTTTTCTTTCCTTAAAATTCACAATGATAAACATTCAACCCATGCGGGCTTGAGAGACAAATAAAGCCACAAATTACTGTTATCCAAAGAGCTGTATTTTTGCTTTTGGAAATATTTGTAATCTTTTATATAGATAAAGTGTCCTAACTTACATTTCACCTTCAGACTGCTTACTTTTAAGGCCCTGGTACCCACCCTGTCTGTTGCTGTTGGTCTTCTGGGACCAGGGAAGCTCTGCTAGCAGCTTACTGAACATCCAGTCAGCCTCCTCTGGAGGAAGAAACCCAGGCATCAGCCGCAGTCTGGGCAAGGGGGAAGATAAAGTAGTTGCAGACAGTCCACATCAAGGTCAAGTGAATGTATACAGTTTGTATGGAGTGAATTCAGTGTTTGTTCAGAATAGTGCAAAATGAGGTACTTGGAAGTCTAAGACTTTTTAAATAATACCCAACTGTAGAGAAATTATGTGTACGGCACCACACTGAAATAAAAACTCAAGATGTGAACAGCAAACAAGCAGTTGCATGGTCAGGTGTGCCTTGTTTTCTCCATGACTAATCAAGCAGACAGGATATAATAACTTCTTTTTTACATTGCTTCCTATATTTGCCATAAAGTCAAGGTAACAAACTCCCATCTGTAACAATGTTGTTATGTCTGTACATGTTGATTTTTTAGGTACAGTATTTTAGAATCAGTAAACACTCACAGAGAAAGATCCTGATTGTTCACCAAACTATTTTTACACGGCACATATCATGTCAGCTTCCTAATCATAAATGCAGCAGTATTATATTCAAAAGAGCAGTATGAAGTATTGCTTTGCTTGTGGGAtcactgccatctagtggacatAAAACTCAATCACAGATTTGTTGCATCTTCACTAAATACAAGAGTTACCATTCTTTCTTTTCTATGTGATGcgatgtagagaagattgaggcaaggcgtctggacttgtagagttttcttgaagacgtttcactgctcatccaagcagcttcatcagttctaactgtttggtggggaaacatggtttatatgtggttacagacctcagtgggtgggtctgggtaaaaatgaaaaaaaaaaaacaacactgactgatgaagaactgatgaagctgcttggatgagcagcaaaacgtcttcaagaaaactctacaagtccagatgccttgcctcaatctacgtatgatgacctggatgactgcgAATCTTCATCAATATGTGATGCGATGTGTTTTTCATACTACCCACCAAAACAAACCTGTACTCACCTGGACACCCCTGACGGTCCATGGCTGATCTCATGATCACCTGCCTGCCTATCAGGGCAAAATGGTGCATATTGAGACAACATATATACACTTTATAAGTAGGTAAAACAGTACTGAACAGTAGGAGTAGGTGACTTACTCAATCACCTTCTCTGGTGGAACAACTCTAACTGGCTGCAATGAGAAGGTATATTATTTTTAAGgtactgtaaaaaataaaaaaaatcaccaggGTTTAAAAGTGACTGATTTTTCTACATTCACATTCTACCTTGGTAGGCTGGTGAAACTCAAAAGCTTTCGAGGTTTTCTGGGGCCCAAACCCCCAAGAAACTGAGGTAGTGTTGGAGTTTTTAGTCTGGTTGTTGTTTGACAACGTACCTGtttaaagaacaaaagaaagcaGTATTGggatataaaaatgtgttttaaacatTGGATGGAAAAGCCAGTACATGAACACTTTGGTAATGAGAAGCATGCATATAGTGTTTAACAGTTCACAGTTCACATTAAATTACCTGTTGGGCCTGAGGGTTTTGGCAGTTGTTTGGCCCAGGAGCCCTGCACTCTGGCAGCCCGACGCTTATCCGACATCACACCACATCTGCAATGTAAGAAAGAAGGAACAAAGGTTCAAAAGAAAATTCTCCACCTTCTGATGGAAATAAAGACAGCTGATCTTGAGCTAGATTTTAGCAAAGACACATTTAAATCCATGGCCTTTTTTAAgctattttatttgtgtttttttttagctagctATCTTTTTTTAAGACTCATCACAGCTATCATTTTTTGACTTTTTCACGTGGTTTGTTCTGGTTTAACGCACAACAACATACACACTGTCTATCTTTTACTTTGCTTAGCAACATTTCACTTCAGATTTCCAACACTTTAAACAAATTCTTCACTAATAAATTAGATCTCTGAGGCTTTTAGCAAAAGCATATTTGAGCCAGTTAACTGGCTGCAATGGCTGTGAATACTGAGCTAGCTTTTTTAAAACCAACGTTATTCGAAGACGCTAACCTACCAAAACGTGCATAAATCACCACTAGAATTTATGATAAACCCTCGGACGTCTAATGTGGAACCAAAATATCCCATTACTTACTTAAATTGTTGCTAAAACGCAACTACAGAGCTAACAGCAAACGGAGAACTTTACATTAGCTAGGAAGCCTGTGGTTTGACAGCCATGTCGGGTGTGCTACACAAAAACAATTCCTACCCGGAACTATGACGTGAAACAAAGGTTCCGACTCGGTTTCAGTTCATTGGTTCATAATCACTTGTTTGTCAATCTTATATTTTAAATACGAGCATTTCAAGTAAGTCTTTTATCTTTATATTTTCACGCGGAAATATTGCAATACTGTAATAATTTTAAACCTAAAGCTACAGTATTTATACTTGCAATCAGTTCCATATAGGCCCACATTTAAATTGTGTGGTTGTAGTCAATTATGGTGTTCTTGTTTAGcctttttattattacattatatataacatatattttttatataattatcTGTCATTTAAGTATATTGTAGAACTAACTGTTAAAGACTTTGAAAGGGAAACTCATCCTTGCTTTTAGTACGAGTACCTCTTCAGGTGGATCTTACTGTATCGGCATTTTTTGGTTAAAGATTAGCCCAAAGCTTCTAAATCAAAATTGTATGTATCAGTAAAACAAATTATAAAAGACACTCAAAAACACTGCGTTTTTGGTCAAACATTTTATTAACAAACAGTAGAAAACACAGGTTGTCTTTGGCagagtaaatgtaaacaaattcaATTTTGGAAAGGCAAACATTAACAGAGCCACTATGCTGAGGCACAGATCAGACCACATATCATATCAGGTCCAGAACTGGGACAAGTTCCCAAAACACTTGGTGGTATGTGAACCAGTCTCTGGGCAGCAATCACAGCTGATGATTTAGCTGAAGACAGGATAAGCTTCACAATGATAATTCTCTGTCCCTCTTCCAAAACCACAGAGCAAAACAAACGTTGACACAAGTGGAAGAGAAACCAAAGTTCACATGAATGTAGCACCAGTTGAAAACATCCTTTTGTAATATATAAAACCACCAAGGACCCTTTCAATGAGTCCAACCCTTTCCAGCATTAATGTCAAGAGAGAGGCACTTTAATCACAATGACAAGCGTCGGCTTAGAACAACAGCGCATTGACAACCCACCACAAAGtgtcattttaaacacatgcactgcaaacaTGTAATAGAAAAGAGGAGCAAAGAGACAAAGCATGATGAGCTCAGTGATGCAAGCAAGTTGGCACAAAGGAAATTCGATACTGCCATAAACTGTTAAATGCATCAGTGTCAACAGGTCTGGGTTcatacaaatataaaataaatatttatacataattatatatatatatatatattaatataaaaaagaTACCCGTCACCATTTTCCACTGCTTATAACAGCAGGGTTAAACGAATccctttttttttggctgtattAGTTTCACCATCTGTGtcagtaacaaaaaaaatacctaTCAATGTCCTTAGCcaagagcagcatgtactgatcCTTTCACCTCCTGGTTGCAGTTTTAAACACAGAGTCAATGCATAATTCCTGGGAATAATTACAGAAGGCACAAAGGTGAAATCTCAGGCAGCCCTGGAAGATCAATCACACACATGTCgttttttcttctgtaaacTCAGCACAAGGTCAAAAAACAGAGAGGCTGCctgcatcatcatcaaacaTCTTTCTATTCGCTCTTCAGGCTCGTTCCATTTTTCTGCTCCCGCAGCTTCCTCCTGTGCAGATATCCCGTACGCTGCAGGCGGTTCATCCTGGCTCCCAGGAAGATGACGATGCTGCTCGGCACCAGCTTAGTGGTCACCCAACCCTAAAGACAAGAAAGATCCAAAGacaacacatgtttacagtgaGTTCAACCTTTTACCTCGTTAAAGAAAGTGGTCAAAGTGTTCTATACGGTTTCTTACCATGACAGCATGGGGGAAGTAGCCATTGGTCTGGCTCTGCAGACCCACAGTGGTGACCTCAGCTGCCACATAGCGCTCTGGGGTGGGCTTGTCCAGGGTGGGCTTCCTGATACGAGTCATTTTAGTGGCCACAAAGAAAGGCAACACACTCTGcgcacaaacaaaacatacatgTTAAAAGGAGCTTAAAAAGATTGTACAATTCTGTGAAACATTTTTCTCCAAGTTGGCATGAGTGTGATTTAAAGAAACCTGGAAGTCCTACAGATTTTTTGTCTGACCAATTACGCTgcagagtgtttttttaaatattctttAAGTATGTTTGTTAAATGTAGTGTGAGGACACTCTGGGTTTGTAAGCATATGCACAGTCCAACCACAAGGTGGCACATGAATGAAGAGCAGAGTGAAGTTATTGTTCTTATTGGCACATTTGATGAAAAACGACACTGCTTAAAAAGGCTAAAAATACTATTGTTATATACACTATTGACACATCATTCCTGTGGGGCAACAACAATCAGAACAAAACTGCTTTTAAATCACAGACCAAGAGCACCTGTAAATAAAACCATGTACAGATGTACTTCATGTGGTTTGTTCTGTGTCTTCATGTATGCCACTTTATTAATGATATGTATTTAGCTCAAAAACCTTGGGCATGCTAAAAGGGAccacaggatggagcagagagaTCAATTCCAAACTCACCTGGACGATGATGCCCTGACGCCTGTACTCCTCCTGAAGGCCACGAGAGAAGAAATCCACAAAGGCCTGCCCAGAGAAGGAAACAATACTTCAAATTTAACCTTATaactacatttaaatgtggaaaaaagATGGGCTGGCTTGATGAAAGTGACACTGACTAGTGTTAAAAATGAGTTAACACATACCTTGGTTGCAGAGTAGACTGTGAGCAGAGGGACGGGGTACATGCCGCTGGCAGAGGAGATGTTGAGGACGACACCTTTGGACCTGAGAAAAACCACAAAAGGTATTTTGTCAGTAAAGTCAAGATAACATGCTGGGCTACAACACATGTTATTTTAGTATTCAAGTTTAGATTTTTGAAAAATGACTTGGAGCCTCCTCAGCATCAACACTGCTGCCACAATGCCACAATTCTGCATCACAATGCATCCTGCTGATCCCAGAATGTTCATAAGTCCTTAGTTTTCCATCACATCCACACAACTTTAACTGATTTTCCAGGCCAGTGGGAACCCTGTGTCTATACACATTTAGCACactgacaaatacacacaaagtgATGCTGCACGCACACTAAAACACTGTGGTAGTGGCCGTGTGCGTTGCCATGGCAGCCTGTTGCTGCAGTGATGTAGTGGAGACGCTCCAGCCTCACACGGCACCAAATGTGCCTATGCTGCTATTGGCCAGCAGGAATCACATGGGAACAGAGCAGCCAATCGGGTGGGAAGAGCACTTTGTGTGAATTGAAAGCTTGTCAGCATTGCGAacaaaggaggagagaggaaagacagATGCAGTGATGGAGAAGGCTCAGTGAGGATTTCTTGTCCCACTTCCCAATAATAACACTCACCTTTATAATAAATTCTCATCCCTGAAAATACTGTTTTTGTCTAATAATATAAGTCTCTCCCTGTTTTGTTGTGTTCCTAAAACCATCATTCACTACACTGACATTTGACTGCAGTCATGTCGCAAAACATGGAAGCCAATCATTTTACTCACCTCTCAACCATTCTGGGCAGCACAAGACGAgtcatctgaaagaacaggagagGCTCAATTAATATCAACACAGTGACAACTCATAGAGGACAACAGGGGGACAtagtttcattaaaaaaaaacgactAAAAGTAGGAAGACAGGCAgagaacagcagagaaagaaagagagagagagatgcgtGGGTGGCGAGCACAGACAGCGTTGGTGTAGTCCACCATTGCTTTGGGAACAACCGAGACACTGCAGGTACAATGGTGGgaacagaagaaagaaaaaaagaagaggacaacaacaaaaagatggAGAAAAGTGGCGGCCACGATCCGTTTGCACTCACACTGATGAGCGTATCTGGAGTCAAACTTACCTGGCACACTGAGGTTATGTTGACGTTGATCATATTTGtgatgaactgaaacacagaaagcaCCAGTCAGCCTGAAATTATCTATATGTGCAGGACAACCTGGAACTAATGAactaataaacacacaaaaaatgttatttttgtcattgttttgagtgaaagaaaacaaagattttACTCACGTTGTCCAGATCAGGAATGTGAAGGTAGTACTCAGGGTACGGGTAAGACACTCCAACATTGTTAACTGTTGTTAAAGGTTGAGAAAAAGCAATTAGTTTTCATTAAACAACCTGAAGCTAGAGGAAGCCATCCTCACCATCTACCAGAAGGTGGCAGCAAAAGCAAACCAGATAGAAACAGGCATCTTTAtacctcactcacacacacacacacacagccacacctTGCAACCAGTGGAGCACAACTGCCGTGGTAAAAAGAGAACAAAGAGTTCCTTAAATGTTCTGCTGAAAAGTACAACCTGAG from Parambassis ranga chromosome 19, fParRan2.1, whole genome shotgun sequence includes these protein-coding regions:
- the hsd17b12a gene encoding very-long-chain 3-oxoacyl-CoA reductase-A; translation: MNWMNAEEMIRRAETPLFWVGAFTVAFLTLWLLYKLLSGFRIWVLGNGQLLSPKLGKWAVVTGATDGIGKSYAEELARRGFALLLISRSQEKLDDVARSLEEQFKVETRTLAADFGRCDIYPKIEAFLTGLEIGVLVNNVGVSYPYPEYYLHIPDLDNFITNMINVNITSVCQMTRLVLPRMVERSKGVVLNISSASGMYPVPLLTVYSATKAFVDFFSRGLQEEYRRQGIIVQSVLPFFVATKMTRIRKPTLDKPTPERYVAAEVTTVGLQSQTNGYFPHAVMGWVTTKLVPSSIVIFLGARMNRLQRTGYLHRRKLREQKNGTSLKSE
- the alkbh3 gene encoding alpha-ketoglutarate-dependent dioxygenase alkB homolog 3 isoform X2 encodes the protein MSDKRRAARVQGSWAKQLPKPSGPTGTLSNNNQTKNSNTTSVSWGFGPQKTSKAFEFHQPTKPVRVVPPEKVIEQAGDHEISHGPSGVSRLRLMPGFLPPEEADWMFSKLLAELPWSQKTNSNRQGDAYEEPRLTCWYGELPYTYARSTMAANTQWHPLLVTLREAVEQVSGLSFNSLLCNLYRDGHDSIGWHSDDEASLGDKPTIASLSLGDTRVFSLRKQPPPEENGDYTYVERIRIPLAHGMLLLMEGATQDDWEHQVAKEYHDRGPRINLTFRTIYPEPEGHRPGTKMRFTAKQP
- the alkbh3 gene encoding alpha-ketoglutarate-dependent dioxygenase alkB homolog 3 isoform X1, translated to MSDKRRAARVQGSWAKQLPKPSGPTGTLSNNNQTKNSNTTSVSWGFGPQKTSKAFEFHQPTKPVRVVPPEKVIEQAGDHEISHGPSGVSRLRLMPGFLPPEEADWMFSKLLAELPWSQKTNSNRQGGYQGLKSDAYEEPRLTCWYGELPYTYARSTMAANTQWHPLLVTLREAVEQVSGLSFNSLLCNLYRDGHDSIGWHSDDEASLGDKPTIASLSLGDTRVFSLRKQPPPEENGDYTYVERIRIPLAHGMLLLMEGATQDDWEHQVAKEYHDRGPRINLTFRTIYPEPEGHRPGTKMRFTAKQP